From a single Miscanthus floridulus cultivar M001 chromosome 8, ASM1932011v1, whole genome shotgun sequence genomic region:
- the LOC136471674 gene encoding peroxisome biogenesis protein 7-like — protein MPAFKAPAPGFAVRFSPFHENRLLAATSQHFGLVGNGHLIVLDLAAAGPGAAPAPVFSFPTSDALFDCAWSESHDSLCAAASGDGSVRLFDAALPPAQNPVRLLREHAREVHGLDWNPVRRDAFISASWDDTLKLWSPDRPASVRTFRGHEYCVYAAAWSARHPDVFASASGDRTARVWDVRDPAPTLILPAHDHEVLSLDWDKYDPSILATASVDKSIRVWDVRAPRAPVAQLAGHGYAVKRVRFSPHCQGMLMSCSYDMTVCMWDYRKEDALLARYNHHTEFVAGIDMSVLVDGLLASTGWDEMVYIWPFGTDPRAM, from the coding sequence ATGCCGGCGTTCAAGGCCCCGGCGCCGGGCTTCGCCGTGCGCTTCAGCCCGTTCCACGAGAACCGCCTCCTCGCCGCTACGTCGCAGCACTTCGGCCTCGTGGGCAACGGCCACCTCATCGTCCTCGACCTCGCCGCCGCGGGGCCCGGGGCCGCCCCGGCGCCGGTCTTTTCCTTCCCGACCTCCGACGCGCTCTTCGACTGCGCGTGGTCCGAGTCCCACGACTCCCtctgcgccgccgcctccgggGACGGCTCCGTGCGCCTCTTCGACGCCGCGCTCCCGCCGGCGCAGaaccccgtgcgcctcctccgcgagCACGCGCGGGAGGTGCACGGCCTCGACTGGAACCCCGTCCGCCGGGACGctttcatctccgcctcctgggaCGACACGCTCAAGCTCTGGTCCCCCGACCGCCCGGCCTCCGTCCGCACCTTCCGGGGCCACGAGTACTGCGTCTACGCCGCCGCCTGGTCCGCGCGCCACCCTGACGTCTTCGCCTCCGCCTCCGGGGACAGGACCGCGCGCGTCTGGGACGTCCGGGACCCCGCGCCCACGCTCATCCTGCCCGCGCACGACCACGAGGTGCTCTCGCTCGACTGGGACAAGTACGACCCCTCCATCCTCGCCACCGCCTCCGTCGACAAGTCCATCCGCGTCTGGGACGTGCGCGCGCCGCGGGCGCCCGTCGCGCAGCTCGCCGGACACGGCTACGCCGTCAAGCGGGTCCGTTTCTCGCCGCACTGCCAGGGCATGCTCATGTCCTGCTCCTACGATATGACCGTCTGCATGTGGGACTACCGCAAAGAGGATGCTCTGCTCGCCAGGTACAACCATCACACCGAGTTCGTCGCGGGCATCGACATGAGCGTCCTCGTCGACGGCTTACTCGCCAGCACCGGATGGGACGAGATGGTCTACATCTGGCCATTTGGGACCGATCCAAGAGCCATGTAG
- the LOC136468894 gene encoding uncharacterized protein has product MLTCSNYQEWALLMKVYLQAAGLWHAVEPEEGEEVLIEYREDRLAMAAILRSVPSEMLGSLARKRTARSAWAAVKTVRVGVLRVREANTQHLLRQFGKISFNEGESVDEFSLRVMSLANSIRTLGHDITDAQIVKKMLQVVPDHLEQIAYSIETLLDVNELSVEEVVGRLRAIEQRKKKPASTGASSNVDKQGRLLLTEEEWMARLKLREFGDGSSSGKHGKMRRGHGGGSSGGRDSKGQDGSGKPQERNPNKCANCGIKGHYAKDCRKPKQEQKAHVAEGEEQQALMMATTTATSTIAAPSTFSAQLFTRVEIHEAEVFAELGPRIDKDARRWVLDTRATNHMTGSRSAFAHLDTNVTGMVHFGDDSVVEIEGRGTIIFVLRNGEHRTLTRVYYIPRLVANIVSLRQMEEARYRIELYDDALRIYDKARQLLTKVPRGGTRLYILELVIGQPVCLAARSSEAAWRWHERFGHISFKSLRSLASK; this is encoded by the coding sequence ATGCTCACGTGCTCCAACTACCAGGAGTGGGCGCTCCTCATGAAGGTCTATCTACAGGCGGCGGGCTTGTGGCACGCTGTCGAGCCGGAGGAAGGGGAGGAGGTGCTCATCGAGTACCGCGAGGATCGCCTCGCCATGGCCGCCATCCTGCGATCTGTGCCCTCTGAAATGCTGGGTTCCCTAGCCCGCAAGAGGACGGCGCGATCGGCGTGGGCGGCGGTGAAGACCGTCCGTGTCGGTGTGCTTCGAGTGCGGGAGGCCAACACCCAGCACCTGCTCCGACAGTTCGGCAAAATTAGCTTCAATGAGGGTGAGTCCGTGGACGAATTCTCGCTCCGTGTCATGTCTCTCGCCAACAGCATTCGCACCTTGGGCCACGACATCACCGACGCCCAGATCGTGAAGAAGATGCTCCAGGTGGTTCCTGATCACCTTGAGCAGATTGCTTACTCCATCGAGACGCTCCTCGACGTCAATGAGCTCTCGGTGGAGGAAGTAGTCGGTCGACTACGCGCCATTGAGCAGCGCAAGAAGAAGCCAGCCTCTACGGGCGCGTCGTCCAACGTCGACAAGCAAGGTCGTCTGCTCCTCACTGAGGAGGAGTGGATGGCGCGGCTTAAGCTACGTGAATTCGGCGACGGCTCCAGCAGCGGCAAGCACGGCAAGATGCGCCGTGGCCACGGTGGCGGTTCCAGCGGTGGACGCGATAGCAAGGGGCAGGACGGTTCAGGGAAGCCTCAGGAGAGGAACCCTAACAAGTGCGCCAATTGCGGCATCAAGGGCCACTACGCCAAGGACTGCCGCAAACCTAAGCAGGAGCAGAAGGCACACGTAGCGGAAGGTGAGGAGCAGCAGGCGCTGATGATGGCCACGACAACTGCTACCTCGACCATCGCTGCGCCGTCGACTTTCTCGGCTCAGTTGTTTACTCGCGTCGAGATCCACGAAGCGGAGGTCTTTGCTGAGCTTGGGCCCCGCATCGACAAGGACGCCCGTCGGTGGGTGCTCGACACCAGGGCGACCAACCATATGACTGGCTCGCGCTCGGCGTTCGCGCATCTTGACACCAACGTGACCGGAATGGTTCATTTCGGCGACGATTCAGTGGTGGAGATCGAGGgacgcggcaccatcatcttcgtcCTCAGGAATGGCGAGCACCGTACCCTTACCAGAGTGTACTACATTCCCCGTCTCGTGGCGAACATTGTGAGCCTCAGACAGATGGAGGAGGCCAGGTACCGCATCGAGCTCTACGACGACGCGCTGAGGATCTACGACAAGGCACGACAACTGCTCACCAAGGTGCCGCGTGGTGGCACCCGCCTGTACATCCTCGAGCTGGTGATCGGGCAACCTGTGTGCCTCGCGGCGCGCAGCTCGGAGGCAGCCTGGCGGTGGCATGAGCGGTTCGGCCACATCAGCTTCAAGTCGCTCCGCTCCCTCGCCAGCAAGTAG